The Hydrogenophaga crocea genome contains a region encoding:
- a CDS encoding helix-turn-helix transcriptional regulator, which translates to MAANLRALRAESNWTSSALADQAHVSRRMLQLLEMGKVNVSLGTVDKLARALGVTTGSLLGKRPMARQAGATSIEQVLASNLQSARKERQMTQEALAQQSGVSRPVIAHIERQARNPSLQTLARLAAALDLSVEGLLSR; encoded by the coding sequence TTGGCGGCCAACCTGCGCGCGCTTCGAGCGGAGAGCAACTGGACGTCCAGCGCGCTGGCGGACCAAGCGCATGTGAGCCGACGCATGCTTCAACTGCTGGAGATGGGCAAGGTCAACGTTTCATTGGGCACGGTGGACAAGCTGGCGCGGGCCCTTGGCGTCACCACGGGTTCGCTGCTGGGGAAACGGCCTATGGCCCGGCAAGCCGGCGCGACCTCGATCGAGCAGGTTCTGGCATCGAACCTCCAATCGGCGAGGAAAGAGCGGCAGATGACCCAGGAAGCCCTGGCTCAACAATCCGGTGTCAGCAGACCCGTCATCGCGCACATCGAACGCCAGGCGCGCAACCCATCGCTGCAAACGCTGGCGCGGCTTGCGGCGGCGCTGGATTTGTCGGTTGAAGGGCTGCTGAGCAGGTAG
- a CDS encoding DUF4365 domain-containing protein, whose amino-acid sequence MRRPLIAAWGSALYGWVTITRRFNETGSTCCIARLGQDSGGLPKSRNSHHFNDSWEDFMAAPKTERLGVSALDHFFSQHGWLFREQTTHDYGIDAHIEVVNKERPTGKLVALQIKSGTSFFTEETNDSFVFRIDDKHVAYWVDHSMPVVLVIYNPETKSAYCREVTRDTVMKTGKLWKIEVPKIDMLANPKKWLHELESLTQPELYVRRMNRLRIDRRWMDLIAEGWEVRVTFDHWVNKSLPRYQVTIYADEERETWPTLYAPGVGVKGMLQHFFPWADFTVDGEEHEEGAQGRYEAECYSRYDAETGEAFYDQEFDEWYEPPTGLVPVSDNGETETYVLILSLNELGKSFLAVDDYLSDPEVQEAIGFELK is encoded by the coding sequence ATGCGTCGGCCACTTATCGCCGCATGGGGAAGCGCGCTGTATGGTTGGGTGACGATCACCCGGCGGTTCAATGAGACCGGAAGCACATGTTGCATCGCTCGTCTGGGACAAGACTCAGGTGGCCTGCCGAAGTCGCGCAATAGCCACCACTTCAACGACAGCTGGGAGGACTTCATGGCTGCACCAAAAACCGAGCGTCTCGGCGTTTCAGCACTAGACCATTTCTTTTCGCAGCACGGTTGGTTGTTCCGAGAGCAAACCACTCATGACTATGGGATCGATGCGCACATTGAGGTCGTGAATAAGGAGCGACCCACTGGAAAGCTTGTCGCCTTGCAGATCAAGAGTGGCACAAGCTTCTTTACCGAGGAGACCAACGACTCTTTCGTTTTTAGGATCGACGATAAGCACGTCGCCTACTGGGTTGATCACTCAATGCCCGTGGTCCTTGTAATTTACAACCCCGAGACGAAATCGGCCTACTGTCGCGAGGTGACCCGTGACACCGTCATGAAGACCGGCAAGCTGTGGAAGATTGAAGTTCCAAAGATTGACATGCTTGCCAATCCAAAAAAGTGGCTTCATGAACTAGAGTCGCTCACCCAGCCAGAGCTGTACGTCCGGCGCATGAACAGGTTGCGCATTGATCGTCGTTGGATGGACCTTATCGCGGAAGGTTGGGAAGTTCGTGTGACCTTCGACCATTGGGTAAACAAGTCACTCCCGCGCTATCAGGTGACGATCTACGCCGACGAAGAGAGGGAGACTTGGCCTACTCTTTACGCCCCCGGAGTTGGGGTCAAAGGCATGCTCCAGCACTTTTTTCCATGGGCTGACTTCACCGTGGACGGCGAAGAACATGAGGAGGGGGCACAGGGACGTTACGAGGCGGAGTGCTACTCTCGCTATGACGCGGAAACCGGGGAAGCGTTCTACGACCAAGAATTCGACGAGTGGTACGAGCCGCCAACAGGCCTTGTCCCAGTCTCAGACAACGGTGAGACCGAAACCTACGTATTGATTCTGTCGTTGAACGAGCTCGGCAAAAGCTTCTTGGCCGTTGACGACTATCTTTCTGACCCCGAAGTTCAAGAAGCCATCGGATTCGAACTGAAGTGA
- a CDS encoding 2-hydroxy-3-oxopropionate reductase: MKLGFIGLGIMGTPMALHLANAGHQLFVHTRRSVPEAITAAGGVRAENAAAVAREAEVVFTMVPDTPDVEAVLFGPGGVAEGLQGAGGARKVVVDMSSISPMATKAFAQRINALGADYIDAPVSGGEVGAKAASLTIMCGGDEAVFHRVKPLLELMGKNITLVGGNGDGQTTKVANQIIVALNIAAVSEALVFASKAGADPAKVRQALMGGFASSRILEVHGERMIKRSFNPGFRIKLHQKDLGLALQGARELGVALPQTAGAAQLMQACAANGLAELDHSALVQALELMAQHPVAKG, from the coding sequence ATGAAACTCGGATTCATCGGCCTCGGCATCATGGGCACGCCCATGGCGCTGCACCTTGCCAACGCGGGCCACCAGCTCTTTGTGCACACGCGCCGCAGCGTGCCCGAGGCCATCACCGCCGCGGGCGGCGTGCGCGCCGAGAACGCGGCCGCCGTGGCGCGCGAGGCCGAGGTGGTCTTCACCATGGTGCCCGACACGCCCGACGTGGAAGCCGTGCTGTTCGGCCCCGGCGGCGTGGCCGAAGGCCTGCAAGGCGCGGGCGGCGCGCGCAAGGTGGTGGTGGACATGAGCTCCATCTCGCCCATGGCCACCAAGGCCTTCGCGCAGCGCATCAACGCGCTCGGCGCCGACTACATCGACGCGCCCGTGTCGGGCGGCGAAGTGGGCGCCAAGGCCGCGTCGCTCACCATCATGTGCGGCGGCGACGAAGCCGTGTTCCACCGCGTGAAGCCCCTGCTGGAGCTGATGGGCAAGAACATCACGCTCGTGGGCGGCAACGGCGACGGCCAGACCACCAAGGTGGCCAACCAGATCATCGTGGCGCTGAACATCGCGGCCGTGAGCGAGGCCCTGGTGTTCGCGAGCAAGGCCGGCGCCGACCCGGCCAAGGTGCGCCAGGCCCTCATGGGCGGCTTCGCATCCAGCCGCATCCTGGAAGTGCATGGCGAGCGCATGATCAAGCGCAGCTTCAACCCGGGCTTTCGCATCAAGCTGCACCAGAAGGACCTGGGGCTGGCGCTGCAGGGCGCGCGTGAACTGGGCGTGGCGCTGCCGCAGACGGCGGGTGCGGCGCAGCTGATGCAGGCCTGCGCCGCCAACGGCCTGGCCGAGCTGGACCACTCGGCGCTGGTGCAGGCGCTGGAGCTGATGGCCCAGCACCCGGTTGCCAAGGGCTAA